The following coding sequences are from one Chelonoidis abingdonii isolate Lonesome George chromosome 4, CheloAbing_2.0, whole genome shotgun sequence window:
- the LOC116822195 gene encoding LOW QUALITY PROTEIN: E3 ubiquitin-protein ligase TRIM58-like (The sequence of the model RefSeq protein was modified relative to this genomic sequence to represent the inferred CDS: inserted 1 base in 1 codon) gives MATVNPVERLQDEAVCNICLEFFNDPVSTDCGHNFCRVCIGQYCEMCEVESPGHPVQCPVCKKKFKKDNLRPNWPLANMIENILKLRAVRGEDRAGPFCQHHQEQLKLFCEEDGKAICVVCRESQEHWEHRVAPVEEAAQKYRTKVQQALTQLRKEMEAAKQLETKENRKIKEWQEKVQVQCLIIMSEFEKIRKFLTEEEQLLLEKLAMEEKDFVQRVNANXADLSEQSSALGKLIAELEEKCRKSSMELLEGVRCSLSSAETIKLREPEATPTEVKNRYKFPEHCLDMKKMLQRFKTDVTLDPETAHVCLELSKDCHGVWQGEPQRAIPSHAKRVDMYRCVLGAEGLRTGQHYWEVEVEAGDKAYWTLGIARGSLRRKGWFSMEQEEGIWAVRLIRCQYHAHTCPETRLSPSRSPQLLGIFLDCDGGSITFYEAEGMEPIFSFATGAPFPEPFYPFFWLMCPGTSLRVRPIV, from the exons ATGGCCACAGTAAACCCTGTGGAGAGACTGCAGGACGAGGCCGTGTGCAACATCTGCCTGGAGTTCTTCAATGATCCGGTGAGCACTGACTGTGGGCATAACTTCTGCCGTGTCTGCATCGGTCAGTACTGTGAGATGTGTGAGGTGGAAAGCCCTGGTCACCCTGTCCAGTGCCCCGTCTGCAAAAagaaattcaagaaggacaacTTACGGCCCAACTGGCCGTTGGCCAACATGATAGAGAACATCCTGAAGCTGAGGGCCGTTAGGGGAGAGGACCGAGCGGGGCCGTTCTGCCAGCATCACCAAGAGCAGCTCAAGTTGTTCTGCGAAGAGGACGGGAAGGCCATCTGCGTGGTGTGCCGGGAATCCCAAGAGCACTGGGAACACAGGGTGGCACCCGTGGAGGAGGCTGCCCAAAAATACAGG aCCAAAGTCCAGCAAGCCCTGACTCAGCTCAGAAAGGAGATGGAAGCTGCCAAGCAGCTGGAGaccaaggagaacaggaagatCAAGGAATGGCAG GAGAAAGTGCAGGTTCAGTGTCTGATCATCATGTCAGAGTTTGAGAAGATCCGCAAGTTCCTGACTgaggaggagcagctgctgctagaGAAGCTGGCAATGGAAGAGAAAGACTTTGTGCAGAGAGTAAATGCCA CAGCTGACCTCTCAGAGCAGAGCTCTGCCCTGGGCAAACTCAttgcagagctggaggagaagtgCCGGAAATCGTCtatggagctgctggaa GGTGTGAGATGTTCACTGAGCAG TGCTGAAACTATCAAACTGCGGGAGCCAGAAGCCACCCCTACTGAAGTGAAGAATAGATACAAATTCCCTGAACATTGCCTGGATATGAAGAAAATGCTACAGAGATTCAAGA CGGACGTGACGCTGGACCCCGAGACAGCCCACGTGTGCCTAGAGCTGTCCAAGGACTGTCATGGCGTGTGGCAGGGGGAGCCGCAGCGGGCCATCCCATCCCATGCCAAGCGTGTCGACATGTACCGCTGTGTGCTGGGCGCGGAGGGGCTGCGTACGGGACAGCactactgggaggtggaggtggaggcgGGCGACAAGGCCTACTGGACGCTGGGCATAGCGCGGGGCTCGCTGCGCAGGAAGGGCTGGTTCAGCATGGAGCAGGAAGAGGGCATCTGGGCTGTGCGCCTCATCAGGTGCCAATACCATGCCCACACCTGCCCTGAGACCAGACTGTCCCCGAGCCGCAGCCCCCAGCTCCTAGGCATCTTCCTGGACTGTGATGGCGGGAGCATCACCTTCTATGAGGCTGAGGGCATGGAGCCCATCTTCTCCTTTGCCACCGgcgcccccttccctgagccgtTTTACCCCTTCTTCTGGCTCATGTGCCCTGGCACCAGCCTCAGGGTTCGCCCCATTGTGTGA